One Luteibacter sp. 9135 DNA segment encodes these proteins:
- a CDS encoding SDR family NAD(P)-dependent oxidoreductase — MDTTAPLADVTAETALLERLRAATQLLESVAADRLLLDRLPADDRQRLYQAVAQVYHPDPGERRIKLKVAQKARHAEKIKAEDDVLNQTGIRALRRKPVFTTPNVFAPEGFEANDIGPDADAAQPRESIEPKHCYVCKQKYSAIHFFYDQLCPTCAAFNYAKRTELVDLRGRVALLTGGRVKIGYQAGLKLLRAGAELIVTTRFPRDSAARYAEEPDFGEWGHRLQVYGLDLRHTPSVEAFCQELVATRPRLDFIINNACQTVRRPPDFYAHMMEGETAALHDMPEHVRKLVGHYEGLRGSHILPDAAASSGGLAGQRAPLPGLTRAAELSQLPLLPEELLAQSHLFPEGRLDQDLQQVDLRERNSWRLLMAEVPSVELLEVQLVNAIAPFIINARLKPLMLRTPERDKHIVNVSAMEGQFYRNFKTTRHPHTNMAKAALNMMTRTSATDYRNDGIHMNSVDTGWVTDEDPADLAAKKVREERFHPPLDIVDGAARIVDPIISGINTGEHVWGQFLKDYRPTDW; from the coding sequence TTGGACACTACCGCCCCCCTGGCCGACGTCACCGCCGAGACCGCGCTGCTGGAGCGCCTGCGTGCGGCGACGCAGTTGCTCGAGTCCGTCGCGGCCGACAGGCTGCTGCTTGACCGTTTGCCGGCCGATGATCGTCAACGCCTGTACCAGGCGGTGGCGCAGGTCTATCACCCCGACCCGGGTGAGCGCCGCATCAAGCTGAAAGTTGCCCAAAAAGCGCGTCATGCCGAAAAGATCAAGGCCGAGGACGACGTGCTCAACCAGACCGGCATCCGCGCGCTGCGGCGCAAGCCGGTGTTCACTACACCCAACGTCTTCGCGCCCGAAGGGTTCGAGGCCAACGATATCGGGCCCGACGCCGATGCCGCGCAACCGCGCGAATCGATCGAGCCGAAGCATTGCTATGTGTGCAAGCAGAAATACTCGGCCATCCATTTCTTCTACGACCAGTTGTGCCCCACGTGCGCTGCATTCAACTACGCCAAGCGCACCGAGCTGGTGGACCTTCGCGGTCGCGTGGCGCTGCTGACCGGCGGTCGCGTGAAGATCGGCTACCAGGCCGGCCTGAAGTTGCTGCGTGCCGGCGCCGAACTGATCGTCACCACGCGCTTCCCGAGGGATTCCGCGGCGCGTTACGCCGAGGAGCCCGACTTCGGCGAGTGGGGCCACCGCCTCCAGGTCTACGGGCTGGACCTGCGGCACACGCCCAGTGTGGAAGCGTTCTGCCAGGAACTGGTCGCCACGCGGCCACGCCTGGATTTCATCATCAACAATGCGTGCCAGACCGTGCGTCGTCCACCGGACTTCTATGCGCACATGATGGAGGGTGAGACGGCCGCCCTGCACGACATGCCCGAGCACGTGCGCAAGCTTGTCGGCCATTACGAGGGCCTGCGCGGCTCACACATCCTGCCCGATGCCGCCGCCTCGTCCGGCGGGCTCGCCGGCCAGCGGGCACCGTTGCCGGGACTGACCCGGGCCGCCGAGCTCTCGCAGCTACCGCTGCTGCCCGAGGAACTGCTGGCGCAGAGCCACCTGTTCCCGGAGGGCCGGCTGGACCAGGACCTGCAGCAGGTGGACCTGCGCGAGCGCAACTCATGGCGCTTGCTGATGGCCGAGGTGCCGTCGGTGGAACTGCTGGAGGTGCAGCTGGTCAACGCCATCGCACCGTTCATCATCAACGCGCGGCTGAAGCCGCTGATGCTGCGCACGCCCGAGCGCGACAAGCACATCGTCAACGTCTCGGCGATGGAGGGGCAGTTCTACCGCAACTTCAAGACCACCCGCCATCCGCACACCAACATGGCCAAGGCGGCGCTCAACATGATGACGCGCACCTCGGCCACGGATTACCGGAACGACGGGATCCATATGAACAGCGTCGACACGGGCTGGGTGACCGATGAAGATCCGGCCGACCTGGCGGCGAAGAAGGTGCGGGAAGAACGGTTCCACCCGCCGCTGGATATCGTCGACGGTGCGGCGCGGATCGTCGATCCGATCATCAGCGGGATCAACACGGGCGAGCATGTGTGGGGGCAATTCCTCAAGGACTATCGGCCGACGGACTGGTAA
- a CDS encoding cyclic peptide export ABC transporter yields the protein MILKRFLRRHRPALVAAVVLSAMSAISTMALLSHINRMASGGLLALGARPLATGIGWLLALLASSGASQFILARLGASLVAQLRVDLSNRFIDLEYEALATTKHSIVGSLIEDVASIAPLVLVAPLLAYNVLLASLYAGYLASVSLPLLGTLLAFLCSTLLVSLTLERFLRKRFDRLRDASDTVFEYFRYLSDGKKEMTLNVSRATYVADELLGPAIQRARVLSVQVNTGLGFNEAWSSAVVYGSVFVIVYLGYAALALPQATVVSFVIGALFLSGPVAFIVSAARQVGVGTASLRHLQRVGLDLARETTARTPDTAAAPLDTWECIRLEDVSYRYAGDAESRIALGPVNLEVKRGEMVFIVGGNGSGKSTLLLVLSSLLAPHSGRVTVDGIPLDGDVHRYRERFTGVFGDFFLFPHVIDATGRRLSDQRIGQLLTALGLGAHVQVDQGELSKLTLSTGQRKRLALLQCYAEDREIFFFDEWAADQDAHFRDYFYRTLLPELKARGKTVIAISHDDRYFHVADRVVKLEGGKIVERLADVGTAPPM from the coding sequence ATGATTCTCAAGCGTTTCCTCCGCCGGCATCGCCCTGCATTAGTCGCCGCGGTCGTCCTCTCCGCGATGAGCGCGATATCGACCATGGCCTTGCTTTCACACATCAATCGGATGGCCTCGGGAGGGCTTCTCGCACTGGGTGCGAGGCCACTGGCCACGGGTATCGGCTGGCTCCTCGCGCTACTGGCGTCCAGTGGTGCGTCGCAGTTCATCCTGGCGCGCCTGGGCGCATCGCTTGTGGCGCAGTTGCGCGTGGACCTTTCGAACCGGTTCATCGACCTCGAATACGAGGCACTAGCAACCACGAAGCATTCCATCGTGGGCTCCCTGATCGAGGACGTGGCGAGCATCGCCCCGCTGGTACTGGTTGCGCCCCTGCTCGCCTACAACGTCTTGCTGGCTTCCCTGTACGCCGGCTATCTCGCGAGCGTGTCGTTACCGCTGCTAGGCACCCTGCTCGCTTTCCTCTGCTCGACGCTGCTGGTCTCGCTCACGCTGGAGCGTTTCCTTCGCAAGCGCTTCGATCGCCTGCGTGACGCCAGCGACACGGTGTTCGAGTACTTTCGCTACCTCAGCGACGGCAAGAAGGAAATGACGCTGAACGTGTCCCGGGCGACCTATGTCGCCGACGAGCTGCTGGGGCCAGCGATCCAGCGAGCCCGTGTCCTGTCGGTGCAGGTAAACACCGGGCTGGGCTTCAACGAGGCGTGGTCGTCGGCGGTGGTCTACGGTTCGGTCTTCGTGATCGTCTACCTGGGTTACGCGGCGTTGGCGCTGCCGCAGGCGACGGTTGTCTCGTTCGTCATCGGTGCACTGTTCCTCAGCGGCCCTGTTGCGTTCATCGTGAGCGCGGCACGGCAGGTGGGCGTGGGCACGGCCAGCCTTCGTCACCTGCAGCGCGTGGGGCTGGATCTCGCCCGCGAAACCACGGCGCGGACGCCGGACACCGCGGCTGCGCCACTCGACACCTGGGAGTGCATCCGGCTGGAAGATGTCTCTTACCGCTATGCAGGCGACGCCGAGTCGCGCATCGCGCTGGGGCCGGTGAACCTGGAGGTAAAGCGTGGCGAGATGGTGTTCATCGTCGGTGGCAACGGAAGTGGCAAGTCGACACTGCTGCTCGTTCTGAGCTCATTGCTGGCACCCCACTCGGGGCGGGTCACGGTGGATGGCATACCCCTGGATGGCGACGTTCATCGTTATCGTGAGCGTTTCACGGGCGTCTTCGGCGACTTCTTCCTCTTTCCCCATGTCATCGATGCGACGGGGCGACGCCTCTCCGACCAACGTATCGGACAATTGCTGACGGCACTCGGGCTCGGTGCCCATGTGCAGGTTGACCAGGGCGAGTTGTCGAAGCTTACGTTGTCCACAGGGCAGCGCAAGCGCCTGGCCTTGCTGCAATGCTATGCGGAGGATCGCGAAATCTTCTTCTTCGACGAATGGGCGGCGGACCAGGACGCCCACTTCCGTGACTACTTCTATCGCACATTGCTGCCCGAGCTGAAGGCACGTGGCAAGACGGTCATCGCGATCAGCCACGATGACCGCTATTTCCACGTGGCCGACCGTGTCGTCAAGCTCGAGGGCGGAAAGATCGTCGAGCGTCTTGCGGACGTCGGTACGGCGCCGCCCATGTGA
- a CDS encoding YybH family protein: MKTLSVLFCALGAVVTTASMAAEAPAEPVAQAIKQTLDASAASWSAGDLKTFMECYERAPGTRYVGSSGIVEGYEAIEAMYASRFRTPGAGLGKLTVDIVDVKPLGTQYAFVIGRYHLKPDNGAEVSGFTSLLFHKVGTRWLISSDHSS; this comes from the coding sequence ATGAAAACCTTGTCCGTTCTTTTCTGCGCCCTGGGCGCCGTGGTGACGACTGCCTCCATGGCGGCTGAAGCCCCAGCCGAACCGGTCGCCCAGGCCATCAAGCAGACACTCGATGCCAGTGCCGCCTCATGGTCCGCCGGCGACCTGAAGACCTTCATGGAGTGCTACGAGCGCGCGCCAGGCACGCGCTACGTGGGTTCGAGCGGTATCGTCGAAGGGTACGAGGCGATCGAGGCGATGTACGCGTCACGCTTCCGGACACCCGGTGCCGGCCTGGGCAAGCTGACCGTGGACATCGTCGACGTCAAGCCCCTGGGCACCCAATACGCCTTCGTCATCGGCCGCTACCACCTCAAGCCGGACAACGGTGCCGAGGTCTCGGGCTTCACTTCGCTGCTGTTCCACAAGGTCGGCACGCGCTGGCTGATCAGCAGCGACCACAGCTCCTAA
- a CDS encoding helix-turn-helix domain-containing protein — translation MAGAQGTPDKADGLSIGSAIRDRRRGLGLTLQALANRSGLSVPFLSQVERNLAHPSLLSLEAIAHALEVDVDYFVGVPTPGQIVCRADEHDRIDLESPVVYERLSGRHAERKMEALRLTVPAGLVAPTIHREGEGFWYLLSGSLEMTVGRKTFVLHAGDSAHFDQRHPYSMRNAGKDEVRMIWVGTPAIFRD, via the coding sequence ATGGCGGGCGCGCAGGGGACGCCGGACAAAGCCGATGGTCTGAGCATAGGCTCCGCGATCCGGGATCGACGACGTGGCCTGGGCCTGACCCTGCAAGCCCTGGCCAACCGCTCCGGGCTATCCGTTCCTTTCCTGTCGCAGGTGGAGCGGAACCTCGCCCATCCCTCGCTACTCTCGCTTGAAGCCATCGCGCACGCCCTGGAGGTGGACGTCGATTACTTCGTCGGCGTACCCACACCAGGGCAGATCGTCTGTCGCGCCGATGAGCACGACCGGATCGACCTCGAGTCGCCCGTGGTCTACGAACGCCTGAGCGGGCGACATGCCGAGCGCAAGATGGAAGCGTTACGCCTCACCGTGCCGGCAGGGCTCGTGGCGCCGACGATCCACAGGGAAGGAGAGGGGTTCTGGTACCTCCTCAGTGGTTCGCTCGAAATGACGGTGGGCAGGAAGACGTTCGTGCTGCACGCGGGGGACAGCGCCCACTTCGACCAGCGGCATCCTTACAGCATGCGCAATGCAGGCAAGGACGAGGTTCGGATGATCTGGGTAGGAACGCCGGCCATCTTCAGGGACTGA
- a CDS encoding PQQ-dependent sugar dehydrogenase, translating to MKNLKNALLLGALLTAAAAHAQTNAGEQKPDSDLPFTVTKVASFDLPWRIAFLPDGRMLVTEKVGRVDLVTPQGAKTELKGVPTSYVEGQNGMLGVFLSPHYASDHYVYLTYVAPGDYGGGLAMGRGRLVLDNDQPRLEGFQVLWQQMPTGKGGQPGAQIAFSPDGKYLFLTVGDRQRFTPAQDPDQPEGKILRLTLDGKPAPGNPWAGKVGARTIPLIDPPADTEAAKTAPVVSTYTFPGANLTPAETWSTGHRTPYGLAFAPDGRLWELEHGPFGGDELNLIQRGKNYGWPLVSYGANYNGVPIPSPDTRPDLVKPVIYWKPVIAPGNIMFYKGDLFPDWKGSALISGLVSSGLIRVTVDDKGGATAVQRWSVGKRIRDVEEAPDGSLWLLEDAQPGGLYRLAPK from the coding sequence ATGAAGAACCTGAAGAACGCGCTCCTGCTCGGCGCCTTGCTCACCGCCGCCGCTGCCCATGCACAGACCAACGCAGGCGAACAGAAGCCCGATTCCGACCTCCCTTTCACCGTTACGAAGGTAGCCAGCTTCGACCTGCCCTGGCGCATCGCCTTCCTGCCCGATGGCCGGATGCTGGTCACCGAAAAAGTCGGCCGGGTCGATCTGGTGACTCCGCAGGGTGCCAAGACCGAACTCAAGGGCGTTCCGACCAGCTACGTCGAAGGCCAGAACGGCATGCTGGGCGTGTTCCTGTCGCCGCATTACGCCAGCGACCACTACGTCTACCTCACCTACGTCGCCCCCGGTGATTACGGCGGCGGCCTGGCGATGGGGCGAGGCCGCCTGGTCCTGGATAACGACCAGCCGCGACTGGAAGGCTTCCAGGTGCTGTGGCAGCAGATGCCCACCGGCAAGGGTGGGCAGCCCGGCGCCCAGATCGCGTTTTCACCGGACGGCAAGTACCTGTTCCTCACCGTGGGCGACCGGCAGCGTTTCACCCCGGCACAGGATCCCGACCAGCCCGAAGGCAAGATCCTCCGCCTTACGCTGGACGGCAAACCCGCCCCGGGCAATCCGTGGGCAGGCAAGGTCGGCGCCCGGACCATTCCCCTGATCGATCCGCCGGCCGACACCGAAGCCGCCAAGACGGCGCCGGTCGTCAGTACCTATACGTTCCCGGGTGCCAACCTCACGCCGGCCGAGACCTGGAGCACCGGCCATCGCACACCCTACGGCCTCGCCTTCGCTCCCGATGGCCGGCTCTGGGAACTCGAGCACGGCCCCTTCGGCGGTGACGAGCTGAACCTGATCCAGCGTGGCAAGAATTACGGCTGGCCGCTGGTGTCCTACGGCGCCAACTACAACGGCGTGCCTATTCCCAGCCCGGATACGCGCCCGGATCTCGTCAAGCCGGTCATCTACTGGAAGCCGGTGATCGCGCCGGGCAACATCATGTTCTACAAGGGCGACCTGTTTCCGGACTGGAAGGGCAGCGCGCTGATCAGCGGCCTGGTCAGCAGCGGACTCATTCGCGTCACCGTCGACGACAAGGGCGGCGCCACCGCGGTACAGCGCTGGAGCGTCGGCAAGCGCATCCGCGATGTCGAGGAAGCGCCAGACGGCTCGCTCTGGCTGCTGGAAGACGCGCAGCCCGGCGGCCTGTACCGGCTTGCCCCGAAATAA
- a CDS encoding acyltransferase family protein, whose protein sequence is MTIPDASRTQAGPSTKQHFPALDGLRGVAAIAVVVFHFMEMVNGDYSQIFIGHGWLAVDFFFCLSGFVIGYAYDDRIGSMGVWGFFKVRLIRLHPMVVFGSLLGLVTLCANPLRVDQLPYDPGSLALLLLTSIFLIPYPTMPEAGFSLFGLNSPAWSLFSEYMANIAYALVLCRLGRRSLSMATAAAAIVLCVVGYREGNLWGGFNGDTFWVGAARVTFSFLAGLLVYRRKWLLRTRLGFPALALLLILPLVMPYADRGWIREVVVIVLYFPLIVMLGAGSVLGRPAVRFCKIAGEISYPLYMTHYSVMYIFGDYYRSTKPDTWALTLVIGGSVVGLIAFAYMVMRYVDLPLRRYLMNRGQ, encoded by the coding sequence ATGACGATCCCGGATGCTTCGCGCACCCAGGCAGGGCCTTCCACCAAACAGCATTTCCCGGCACTCGACGGCCTGCGTGGCGTTGCGGCCATCGCGGTGGTGGTCTTTCACTTCATGGAAATGGTGAACGGCGATTACAGCCAAATCTTCATCGGCCACGGGTGGCTGGCCGTCGATTTCTTTTTCTGCCTTTCCGGATTCGTCATTGGCTACGCCTACGACGACCGCATCGGATCGATGGGGGTCTGGGGCTTCTTCAAGGTCCGGTTGATACGCCTGCATCCGATGGTCGTGTTCGGCTCGCTGCTGGGCCTCGTCACGCTGTGCGCCAACCCTCTTCGCGTCGATCAGCTGCCCTACGATCCCGGTTCGCTCGCGCTTCTGCTACTGACGTCGATCTTCCTGATTCCTTATCCGACGATGCCGGAGGCCGGGTTCAGTCTCTTCGGACTGAATTCGCCCGCCTGGTCGCTGTTCTCGGAATACATGGCGAACATCGCTTATGCGCTCGTGCTGTGCCGATTGGGTCGCCGTTCGCTGAGCATGGCCACGGCAGCCGCAGCGATTGTTCTGTGCGTTGTGGGCTATCGCGAAGGTAACCTGTGGGGCGGCTTCAATGGCGACACGTTCTGGGTCGGCGCTGCTAGGGTGACGTTCTCCTTTCTCGCCGGCCTGCTGGTATACCGCCGGAAATGGCTGCTGCGGACGCGTCTTGGCTTTCCGGCACTGGCGTTGCTTCTGATCCTGCCGCTCGTCATGCCGTATGCCGACCGCGGGTGGATTCGCGAGGTCGTTGTGATCGTCCTCTATTTTCCGCTCATCGTGATGTTGGGCGCGGGGTCGGTGCTCGGCAGGCCGGCGGTGAGGTTCTGCAAAATTGCCGGGGAGATCTCGTATCCGCTGTACATGACGCACTATTCGGTCATGTATATCTTCGGCGATTACTATCGGTCGACCAAGCCGGACACCTGGGCATTGACGCTGGTGATCGGTGGAAGCGTGGTTGGCCTGATCGCTTTCGCGTACATGGTCATGAGGTACGTCGATCTTCCGTTGCGGCGATACCTGATGAACAGGGGCCAGTGA
- a CDS encoding TonB-dependent receptor gives MNQDLKRTLLYTALLSVALATGAAAAQDATDPANGKKKTQASDTPQSLEGITVTAAKREQDIQKVPISMTALTGEQLERQGVTSLVDLARIAPSLTVASSGPGSNNLIIRGISSSAGSAATVGYYLDDVPIAASSNAALLSTRGVIDPSVFDIERVEVLRGPQGTIYGSSSMGGTVKYVTNQPDLDFVEARIRTDVSGTYHGGPNANVNGVLNVPLIKDTVALRLSAYYRDDDGYIDRYPISPANYLAADPDGGKKDNVNTYKTYGARVAMLIKPDDSLTITPSVIYQYSRLGSPFTYDKIPASLDNPYQVRDVNETNIQKSTISNIAIHKQFDAFELMSSSSYFTRDISIRDDSSKVINYFFGLPSVYPTTMYGSYKNKEFTQELRATSKFDGPVQAILGAFYHDVRAPLNSSIPYPGGFNQTFGTPFPAYSTIYQGGRNATLDEYAVFGELSWNITDKLKASAGIRAFEVKQGFSQTGDGLLNGGPSAVQSKSKDYGSTPKFTLQYQVTPDDMVYATASEGYRPGGPNNPAPATLCGSEVSGLGLSQSQLNKYNPDTLWNYELGFKSALLDRKLLVDASVYHIDWKHVQQQIVLGCGYNITANFGSAVSQGAELELKFLPVNAVTLSAGFSYNDAYLKNDVPGTSAKDGDRLVNVPRFTGSLAGEYRHRVNAQYDGFMRADISYVGDSNFLYDRESPFYRRKGFATTNIRVGMEGRNGFDISLYATNLFDKRGETDLPVAISADLPTTRRVALNQPRTIGVTMQYQY, from the coding sequence ATGAACCAAGATCTCAAGCGCACGCTGCTCTACACCGCCCTGCTCTCCGTGGCGCTGGCCACGGGCGCGGCCGCCGCGCAGGACGCCACCGATCCGGCCAACGGCAAGAAGAAGACCCAGGCGTCCGACACCCCGCAGAGCCTCGAGGGCATCACGGTCACCGCCGCCAAGCGCGAGCAGGACATCCAGAAGGTGCCTATCAGCATGACCGCGCTGACCGGCGAGCAGCTCGAACGCCAGGGCGTGACCAGCCTCGTCGACCTGGCGCGTATCGCGCCGTCGCTCACGGTCGCCTCCTCGGGCCCGGGTTCCAACAATCTGATCATCCGCGGTATCTCGTCGAGCGCGGGCTCCGCCGCCACGGTAGGCTATTACCTCGACGACGTGCCCATCGCCGCGTCGAGCAATGCCGCGCTGCTGTCCACGCGTGGCGTCATCGATCCCTCGGTGTTCGATATCGAGCGTGTGGAGGTGCTGCGCGGGCCCCAGGGCACGATCTACGGCTCCAGTTCGATGGGTGGCACGGTCAAGTACGTGACCAACCAACCCGACCTGGACTTCGTCGAGGCGCGCATCCGGACGGACGTTTCGGGCACGTACCATGGCGGCCCCAATGCCAACGTCAATGGCGTGCTCAACGTGCCGCTGATCAAGGACACCGTCGCGCTGCGCCTGTCCGCCTACTACCGCGACGACGACGGTTATATCGATCGCTACCCGATCTCGCCCGCCAACTACCTGGCGGCGGACCCGGATGGCGGGAAGAAGGACAACGTCAATACGTACAAGACGTATGGGGCCCGCGTGGCCATGCTGATCAAGCCGGACGATTCGCTGACGATCACGCCCAGCGTCATCTACCAGTATTCCCGACTGGGTTCTCCGTTCACCTACGACAAGATTCCCGCGTCGCTCGACAACCCGTACCAGGTGCGTGACGTCAACGAGACCAACATCCAGAAGTCGACGATCTCCAACATCGCCATCCACAAGCAGTTCGACGCTTTCGAACTGATGTCGTCCAGCTCGTACTTCACCCGCGACATCAGCATCCGTGACGACAGTTCCAAGGTGATCAACTACTTCTTCGGGCTGCCCAGCGTCTACCCCACGACAATGTACGGCAGCTACAAGAACAAGGAATTTACCCAGGAACTCCGCGCCACCAGTAAGTTCGATGGCCCGGTGCAGGCCATCCTGGGTGCGTTCTACCACGACGTGCGCGCGCCGCTGAACTCGTCCATTCCCTACCCGGGTGGCTTCAACCAGACCTTCGGCACCCCGTTCCCGGCCTACTCCACCATCTACCAGGGCGGGCGCAACGCCACCCTCGACGAGTATGCTGTGTTCGGCGAGTTGTCCTGGAACATTACCGACAAGCTGAAGGCCAGCGCGGGCATCCGTGCTTTCGAGGTCAAGCAGGGCTTCTCGCAGACCGGCGATGGCCTGCTTAACGGTGGCCCGAGCGCGGTACAGAGCAAATCGAAGGATTACGGCAGCACGCCCAAGTTCACGCTGCAGTACCAGGTCACGCCCGACGACATGGTCTACGCCACGGCCTCCGAAGGGTATCGGCCCGGCGGCCCGAACAACCCTGCCCCGGCCACGCTGTGCGGTTCGGAGGTCTCGGGGCTGGGCCTCAGCCAGTCGCAGCTGAACAAGTACAACCCGGACACCCTCTGGAACTACGAACTGGGCTTCAAGAGCGCCTTGCTCGACCGCAAGTTGCTGGTCGACGCGTCCGTGTATCACATCGACTGGAAACACGTGCAGCAGCAGATCGTGCTCGGCTGTGGCTACAACATCACCGCCAACTTTGGTAGCGCGGTCAGCCAGGGCGCGGAACTGGAACTGAAATTCCTGCCCGTCAATGCCGTGACCCTGAGCGCCGGCTTCAGCTACAACGATGCCTACCTGAAGAACGACGTGCCCGGCACCTCGGCGAAGGACGGCGACCGCCTGGTCAATGTGCCCCGCTTCACCGGCTCGCTGGCCGGCGAGTATCGCCACCGGGTCAACGCGCAGTACGACGGCTTCATGCGTGCTGACATCAGCTACGTGGGCGACTCCAACTTCCTGTACGACCGCGAAAGCCCGTTCTACCGTCGCAAGGGCTTTGCCACCACCAACATCCGCGTGGGTATGGAAGGCCGCAACGGTTTCGATATCTCGCTGTACGCCACCAACCTGTTCGACAAGCGCGGCGAGACCGACCTGCCGGTGGCCATCTCGGCCGACCTGCCGACGACGCGCCGCGTGGCGTTGAACCAGCCGCGCACCATCGGCGTGACGATGCAGTACCAGTATTGA
- a CDS encoding zinc ribbon domain-containing protein YjdM, whose translation MPNSNIPACPVCGMENTYPDGEMYICPDCAHEWPQQSAAADEGVAVVRDVHGNVLNEGDSVVVIKDLKVKGSSIPLKQGTVIRNIHLVDGDAEHIEGSSDKIKGLVLKVCFLKKA comes from the coding sequence GTGCCGAACTCCAATATCCCCGCATGCCCGGTCTGCGGCATGGAAAACACCTACCCCGATGGCGAGATGTACATCTGCCCGGACTGCGCCCATGAGTGGCCGCAGCAGTCGGCTGCTGCCGACGAAGGCGTAGCTGTCGTGCGCGACGTCCACGGCAACGTGCTCAACGAAGGCGACTCCGTCGTCGTCATCAAGGACCTGAAAGTCAAGGGATCCTCCATCCCGTTGAAGCAGGGTACCGTGATACGCAACATCCATCTGGTGGACGGCGATGCGGAGCACATCGAAGGGAGCTCGGACAAGATCAAGGGGCTGGTGCTCAAGGTGTGCTTCTTGAAGAAAGCCTGA